From Saccharomycodes ludwigii strain NBRC 1722 chromosome IV, whole genome shotgun sequence, one genomic window encodes:
- the MRPL23 gene encoding mitochondrial 54S ribosomal protein uL13m (similar to Saccharomyces cerevisiae YOR150W | MRPL23 | Mitochondrial Ribosomal Protein Large subunit) translates to MSQKLGHTGLAFARIWHHVDMSKDKRTLGRLASSIAITLMGKHKPVYHPTQDCGDYVVVTNCQNLRITGKKFEQNTYWSHSGKPGHLKLTPMNVMADNKGYGELLMRAVSGMLPKNKLRKIRLGRLKVFEGSENPYKQNISAYFDEQPKILKKLSDVPNITNEQK, encoded by the coding sequence ATGTCTCAAAAATTAGGTCACACAGGGTTAGCATTTGCCCGTATTTGGCACCATGTTGATATGTCTAAAGACAAACGTACTTTGGGTAGATTAGCATCTTCTATTGCAATCACCTTAATGGGCAAACATAAGCCTGTTTATCATCCTACTCAAGATTGTGGCGACTATGTGGTTGTTACTAATTGCCAAAATTTACGTATAACGGGTAAAAAGTTTGAACAAAACACTTATTGGTCACATAGCGGTAAGCCGGGCCATTTGAAATTAACTCCAATGAATGTCATGGCTGATAACAAAGGTTATGGAGAATTATTGATGAGAGCTGTTAGTGGGATGTTACCCAAGAATAAATTACGTAAAATTAGATTGGGAAGGTTAAAAGTCTTTGAAGGTAGTGAAAACCCTTATAAACAGAATATCTCTGCATACTTTGATGAGCAaccaaaaattttaaaaaaattaagtgATGTTCCAAATATTACGAatgaacaaaaataa
- the RPB2 gene encoding DNA-directed RNA polymerase II subunit RPB2 (similar to Saccharomyces cerevisiae YOR151C | RPB2 | RNA Polymerase B) has protein sequence MSAEEYYDEEDPYGYEDDEGQITAEDSWTVISAFFREKGLVSQQLDSFNQFINFTIQDLILEDSTLILEQPAQHTTEEDNMSRKYEIIFGKIYLAKPSMTESDGVSHAMFPQEARLRNLTYASGLFVEIKKRTYEAVDIPGRDLKYQLIQEESEEDDSENNKIFIGRVPIMLRSKYCLLYDQTESDLYKLKECPFDMGGYFIINGSEKVLIAQERSAGNIVQVFKKSAPSPISHIAEIRSALEKGSRFISTLQVKLYGREDSATRTIKATLPYIKQDIPIVIIFRALGIVPDGEILEHICYDVNDWQMFEMLKPCVEEGFVIQDRETALDFIGRRGSAIGIKKEKRIQYVKDILQKEFLPHITQLEGFEGRKAFFLGYMVNRLLLCALDRKDQDDRDHFGKKRLDLAGPLLAQLFRTLFKKLTRDIFRFMQRSVEEAKDFNLKLAVKATTLTTGLKYALATGNWGEQKKAMTSRAGVSQVLNRYTYSSTLSHLRRTNTPIGRDGKLAKPRQLHNTHWGLVCPAETPEGQACGLVKNLSLMSCISVGTDPSPIITFLNEWGMEPLEDYVPYQSPDATRVFVNGVWHGIHRNPAKLVDTIKKLRRRGDITPEVSIVRDIREKELKIFTDAGRVYRPLFLVEDNEDTGIKELKVRKGHIRKLMITEYHDIEGGFDEEDEDDDNEKTNYTWSSLLSDGLVEYIDAEEEETILIAMQREDLDPGISANPDLEEELDPARRIKNIYHASTFTHCEIHPSMILGVAASIIPFPDHNQSPRNTYQSAMGKQAMGVFLTNYNFRMDTMANILYYPQKPLGTTRAMEYLKFRELPAGQNAIVAIACYSGYNQEDSMIMNQSSIDRGLFRSLFFRSYMDQEKRIGMSITESFEKPHRTNTLRMKHGTYDKLDDDGLMSPGVRVSGDDIIIGKTTPIAPDTEELGLRTAFHTKRDASTPLRSTENGIIDQVLITTNQEGLKFVKVRVRTTKVPQIGDKFASRHGQKGTIGITYRREDMPFTAEGIVPDLIINPHAIPSRMTVAHLIECLLSKVAALSGNEGDASPFTDITVDGISRLLREHGYQSRGFEVMYNGHTGKKLMAQIFFGPTYYQRLRHMVDDKIHARARGPVQVLTRQPVEGRSRDGGLRFGEMERDCMIAHGAAAFLKERLMEASDAFRVHICGICGLMTVVAKLKHQQYECRGCKNKIDIYQIHIPYAAKLLFQELMAMNLTPRLYTERSRDF, from the coding sequence ATGTCAGCAGAAGAATACTACGACGAAGAAGATCCATATGGCTACGAGGATGACGAAGGGCAAATTACAGCCGAAGATTCATGGACAGTTATCTCTGCCTTTTTCCGTGAAAAAGGGTTGGTATCCCAACAATTAGATTCTTTCAACCAATTTATCAATTTCACCATTCaagatttaattttagaagACTCCACGTTGATTCTAGAACAACCAGCTCAACATACTACTGAAGAAGATAATATGAGTAgaaaatatgaaattatttttggcaAGATTTATCTAGCAAAACCTTCTATGACGGAATCAGATGGTGTGTCACACGCAATGTTTCCTCAAGAGGCCCGTCTACGTAATTTAACATATGCCTCTGGTTTATTTGtcgaaattaaaaaaagaacctATGAGGCTGTTGATATTCCCGGTAGAGATTTAAAATACCAACTAATTCAGGAGGAGAGTGAAGAGGACGATTCTGAAAATAACAAGATTTTTATTGGGCGTGTTCCAATTATGTTAAGATCTAAATACTGTTTATTATATGACCAGACTGAGTCCGATTTGTACAAACTAAAGGAATGTCCGTTCGACATGGGtggttattttattattaatggttCCGAAAAGGTTTTAATTGCCCAAGAGAGAAGTGCTGGTAATATTGTTcaagttttcaaaaaatcgGCGCCATCTCCCATTTCCCATATTGCTGAAATCAGATCTGCATTGGAAAAGGGTTCTAGGTTTATTTCCACTTTGCAGGTTAAATTATACGGTCGTGAAGACAGTGCTACAAGAACTATCAAAGCAACACTACCTTACATTAAACAAGATATTCCCATTGTCATTATATTTAGAGCGCTTGGTATCGTTCCTGATGGTGAAATTTTGGAACATATTTGTTATGACGTTAACGATTGGCAAATGTTTGAAATGCTAAAACCATGTGTTGAGGAAGGTTTTGTTATTCAGGATCGTGAAACCGCTTTAGATTTTATTGGGCGTCGTGGTTCCGCTATTGGTAtcaaaaaagagaaaagaattCAATACGTCAAAGATATTTTGCAAAAAGAGTTTTTGCCACATATTACCCAATTGGAAGGTTTTGAAGGTAGAAAGGCATTTTTCCTAGGTTATATGGTTAATCGTTTGTTGTTGTGTGCCTTGGATCGTAAGGATCAAGACGATCGTGATCATTTCggtaaaaaaagattagaTTTGGCTGGCCCGTTACTAGCCCAGTTATTCAGaacattatttaaaaagttaaCAAGAGATATTTTCCGTTTCATGCAGCGTTCTGTTGAGGAAGCCAAAGATTTTAATTTGAAGCTAGCCGTTAAAGCAACTACATTGACCACTGGGCTAAAGTATGCTTTAGCTACAGGTAATTGGGGTGAGCAAAAGAAAGCAATGACTTCCAGAGCCGGTGTTTCCCAAGTTTTGAATAGGTATACATATTCCTCTACATTATCTCATTTGAGAAGAACCAACACACCCATTGGTAGAGATGGTAAGTTGGCCAAGCCTCGTCAATTGCATAATACACATTGGGGGTTAGTTTGTCCGGCCGAAACACCAGAAGGTCAGGCTTGTGGGTTAGTTAAGAATTTAAGTTTAATGTCCTGTATATCTGTCGGTACTGACCCATCCCCTATTATTACCTTTTTGAATGAGTGGGGTATGGAACCTTTGGAAGATTATGTTCCGTACCAGTCACCAGATGCTACACGTGTTTTTGTTAATGGTGTATGGCATGGTATCCACAGAAATCCAGCCAAGTTGGTAGATACTATCAAGAAATTAAGAAGAAGAGGGGATATTACACCCGAAGTTTCCATTGTCAGAGATATTCGTGAAAAGGAATTGAAGATTTTCACCGACGCGGGCAGAGTTTATAGACCACTATTCCTTGTTGAAGATAATGAGGACACAGGcataaaagaattaaaagttAGAAAGGGCCATAtaagaaaattaatgatTACAGAATATCATGATATTGAAGGTGGGTTTGACGAAGAAGATGAGGATGATGATAAcgaaaaaacaaactatACGTGGTCGTCACTACTTAGCGACGGATTAGTGGAATACATTGACGctgaagaagaggaaacTATATTAATTGCTATGCAACGAGAGGATTTGGATCCAGGAATTAGCGCGAATCCAGACCTTGAAGAAGAGCTGGATCCGGCCAGAcgtattaaaaatatttatcatgCTAGTACTTTTACACACTGCGAAATTCATCCATCCATGATTTTGGGTGTTGCTGCTTCTATTATCCCATTTCCAGATCATAACCAATCTCCTCGTAACACCTATCAATCGGCTATGGGTAAGCAAGCCATGGGTGtgtttttaacaaattataatttCCGTATGGACACAATGGCTAATATTTTATACTATCCACAGAAACCATTGGGTACCACTCGTGCCATGGAATACTTGAAATTTAGAGAATTGCCCGCAGGTCAAAATGCTATTGTTGCTATTGCATGTTATTCCGGTTATAACCAAGAAGATTCTATGATTATGAATCAATCATCCATTGATAGAGGTTTATTTAGgtctttatttttcagATCTTACATGGaccaagaaaaaagaattggtATGTCGATTACTGAATCTTTTGAAAAGCCACATCGTACGAATACTTTAAGAATGAAACATGGTACATATGACAAGTTGGACGATGATGGATTAATGTCACCAGGTGTTAGAGTATCTGGTGacgatattattatcggTAAAACTACTCCGATAGCACCAGATACCGAAGAATTAGGTTTAAGAACCGCATTTCACACCAAAAGGGATGCTTCTACTCCACTAAGAAGTACTGAAAATGGTATTATCGACCAAGTTTTAATTACCACTAACCAAGAAGGGTTGAAATTTGTCAAAGTGCGTGTCAGAACAACCAAAGTTCCACAGATTGGGGATAAATTTGCCTCTCGTCATGGTCAAAAGGGTACTATTGGTATTACATATCGCAGAGAAGATATGCCATTTACGGCAGAAGGTATAGTTCCCGATTTAATTATCAATCCACATGCCATTCCATCTCGTATGACGGTTGCACATTTAATTGAATGTTTATTAAGTAAAGTTGCTGCATTAAGTGGTAACGAGGGTGATGCTTCTCCATTTACCGATATTACTGTAGATGGTATATCCAGATTACTACGTGAACATGGTTATCAATCCCGTGGTTTTGAAGTTATGTATAACGGTCATACCGGTAAGAAGTTAATGgcacaaatattttttggtcCAACGTATTATCAACGTTTGAGACATATGGTCGATGATAAGATTCATGCAAGAGCACGTGGTCCTGTGCAAGTTTTAACAAGACAGCCGGTGGAAGGTAGAAGTAGAGATGGTGGTTTGAGATTCGGAGAAATGGAACGTGATTGTATGATTGCACATGGTGCAGCAGCATTTTTGAAAGAAAGGTTGATGGAGGCATCAGATGCATTCAGGGTACATATATGTGGTATTTGTGGGTTGATGACTGTTGTAGCTAAGTTGAAGCACCAACAATATGAGTGCCGTGGTTGTAAGAATAAGATTGATATATATCAAATTCATATTCCATACGCTGCCAAATTGTTATTCCAAGAGTTGATGGCCATGAACCTTACACCTCGTCTATATACTGAACGTTCAAGagatttttag
- the ISN1 gene encoding IMP 5'-nucleotidase (similar to Saccharomyces cerevisiae YOR155C | ISN1 | IMP-Specific 5'-Nucleotidase): MSSRYRIEYQLKQHRKDEFIEWIKGLLAVPFVLHSVDPVNNNNSQYEDEKLDSNTNAAHKKYLSIFKDIEDLVWEKLQLSNSRNLTIRDPFQTEQQQQEDSLTLDFQKSGVFDVQSRLDQLVPSIGPMFTGLPLTKAFILEDSKKKISCRRFVSPSFNDIRHILNTAQILQFGTAQNDVRLITFDGDVTLYEDGGNLTTTNRVVPRIISLLKLGVKIGIVTAAGYDEPEKYEERLYGLIQLLQNDIGMDSVLKKNLLIMGGESNYLFQYSETNNAGSVEGHFVKITPQSDWLLESMQKWSARDMNATLDLAEILFETLKEKLNLPKESKIIRKERAVGIVPGYIQSKENAGEMIRLTFQREQLEEMVLTVQKHLERFPPANRVKFSCFDGGNDCWCDIGGKDLGLKILQKYFHEKVDNKNKSGAIQPSETLHIGDQFAPMGSANDFKARLSGCTLWIASPKETVDVLDLLLTQIEGGKESKKK; encoded by the coding sequence ATGTCTTCTAGATACAGAATAGAATACCAACTTAAACAACACAGAAAAGACGAGTTTATTGAGTGGATAAAGGGTTTATTAGCTGTTCCATTTGTTTTACACTCTGTCGATCCGgtaaacaataacaactcCCAATACGAAGATGAAAAACTTGATTCTAATACAAATGCAGCCCACAAAAAGtatttatcaatatttaaaGATATCGAAGATTTGGTGTGGGAAAAACTTCAATTAAGTAATTCCAGAAACTTGACTATTAGAGATCCATTTCAAACagaacaacagcaacaagaAGATTCCCTTACTCTAGATTTCCAAAAAAGTGGTGTTTTCGACGTACAAAGTAGATTGGATCAATTAGTACCTTCCATCGGACCTATGTTTACTGGCTTACCTTTAACTAAAGCTTTTATATTGGAagattccaaaaaaaaaattagttgCAGGAGGTTTGTTTCACCAAGTTTTAACGATATTAGACACATTTTAAACACTGCTCAGATTTTGCAATTCGGTACTGCTCAGAATGACGTAAGATTGATAACTTTTGATGGAGACGTTACTTTATATGAGGATGGTGGTAATCTTACAACAACTAACAGGGTTGTTCCACGGATAATTTCTTTGTTAAAATTGGGGGTGAAAATTGGTATAGTAACTGCCGCTGGGTATGATGAGCCTGAGAAATATGAAGAAAGATTGTACGGGTTGATTCaattattacaaaatgATATTGGTATGGATtcagtattaaaaaaaaatttgttaattaTGGGTGGTGAATCCAACTATCTGTTCCAATATTCGGAGACTAATAATGCTGGTAGTGTTGAGGGCCATTTTGTTAAGATTACTCCACAGTCGGACTGGCTTCTAGAAAGTATGCAAAAATGGTCTGCTCGTGACATGAATGCTACATTAGACTTGGcagaaattttatttgaaacactaaaggaaaaattgaatttgCCTAAAGAATCAAAAATCATTAGAAAGGAAAGAGCAGTTGGCATTGTTCCTGGATACATTCAATCCAAAGAAAATGCTGGGGAAATGATAAGATTGACTTTCCAGAGAGAACAATTAGAAGAGATGGTTTTAACTGTACAGAAACATCTGGAACGCTTTCCACCGGCGAATCGAGTTAAGTTTAGCTGTTTTGATGGTGGAAATGATTGCTGGTGCGATATTGGGGGGAAAGATTTGGGGctaaaaattttacaaaaatactttcatgaaaaagttgataataaaaataagagtGGAGCAATCCAACCCTCGGAGACTTTACACATTGGCGATCAATTTGCTCCAATGGGATCGGCTAATGATTTCAAAGCAAGATTATCTGGATGTACTTTATGGATTGCTAGTCCCAAAGAGACTGTGGATGTGTTGGATTTACTTTTGACACAAATTGAAGGGGGAAAAGAAAGTAAAAAGAAGTGA
- the MRP20 gene encoding mitochondrial 54S ribosomal protein uL23m (similar to Saccharomyces cerevisiae YDR405W | MRP20 | Mitochondrial Ribosomal Protein), with amino-acid sequence MPRFTPSINKILINDITKNLSHVQLNKSNNIRSLATLTEEQVAPTIPNTAPDLEDLGKPIKLNAKILKFTESSIAKDEPHFKIGGKKLYLPTARIILLRSNAKHTPYQAKFIVPKSFNKLDLRDYLYHVYGLRAFNITTQLLNARYVRSNVVSPRYRGPQIKKMTIEMDKPFIWPEEPVKNDPWLDYVSKELSKYREEASVRIGSDEYKPGKSFESVVGPYEPIAQPFVPKFLQRTFLNEKKKAEKLAIESENLNKIEKLVSQQKI; translated from the coding sequence ATGCCTCGTTTCACCCCTTCTATTAACAAGATTCTTATAAATGACATTACGAAAAATTTAAGTCATGTTCAACTCAacaaaagtaataatatcagaAGTTTGGCTACTCTGACTGAAGAACAAGTTGCACCAACTATTCCAAATACTGCACCCGACTTGGAAGATTTGGGTAAGCCAATTAAGTTGAATgccaaaattttaaaatttactGAAAGCTCTATAGCTAAAGATGAGCCACATTTCAAAATTGGTGGTAAGAAATTGTATTTGCCGACTGCCCGCATAATTTTATTGAGATCAAACGCCAAACACACACCATACCAAGCCAAATTTATTGTTCCAAAATCATTCAATAAATTAGACTTAAGAGATTACTTATATCATGTATACGGCCTAAGAGCTTTCAATATTACTACACAATTATTAAATGCAAGATATGTTCGTTCCAATGTTGTTTCACCACGTTATAGAGGTCCACAAATCAAAAAGATGACCATTGAAATGGATAAGCCATTCATTTGGCCCGAAGAACCAGTAAAAAATGATCCATGGTTGGATTATGTTAGTAAAGAATTATCAAAGTATAGGGAAGAGGCATCTGTTAGAATCGGTAGCGATGAATATAAACCTGGAAAATCATTTGAAAGTGTTGTTGGCCCATACGAGCCTATTGCTCAACCTTTTGTTCCTAAATTTTTACAAAGAAcctttttaaatgaaaagaagaaagctGAAAAACTAGCTATTGAAAGTGAAAACTTGAATAAGATTGAGAAGCTTGTTTCCCAGCAGAAAATCTAA
- the PNS1 gene encoding Pns1p (similar to Saccharomyces cerevisiae YOR161C | PNS1 | pH Nine Sensitive), which translates to MSSDPPPTYHRPEEPPQPAPAAATQSISNQDSTLNTEKYNESNNNNNNNEQYHFRQDQYYNLNAKGEGAPIGNSFEEIFPDDKPRFNDWPFTIFFVLNCFAFVAIAGLTLHGWNSSYSATGGSIYDGQNTGTLDTNAAILLVFSCTIALTFSILGFILCRCYPKQFIYIGMAINIASSLGTAICYLCLHYWSAGIVFIVFTALTLWCYIGMRHRIPLAVAILRTVMDVIKWYPFTIFTAFLGSIISAAFAFFFSLVVVACYMKYDPKSNNPGCNAGGGSCSNSKLIGMLFITFFCGFYISEVIKNVLHSTISGIYGCWYYMAKSDQGPPKWPAWGSFKRSITYSFGSICFGSLIVSIIETFRAILQVIKNVVISGSQWAQIGFMIIDWVIGFFNWLASYFNHYAYSYIALYGKSYLRSAKETWNMMREKGFDALINDNLVNIAIGLYSMFVSYMCALFAFLYLRFTKPSYNSSGGFTAPLIAFSFVIALQICNIINETIRSGVATFFIALANDPEVFQKSYPERFDEIFRAYPDVLKKLSHQNV; encoded by the coding sequence atgtcaTCTGATCCTCCTCCAACATACCACAGGCCAGAAGAGCCCCCACAGCCTGCTCCAGCTGCAGCAACACAATCTATTTCTAATCAAGATTCTACTTTGAACACAGAAAAATACAATGaaagtaataacaataataacaataatgaacAATACCATTTTCGTCAAGATCAATACTATAACTTGAATGCCAAAGGGGAAGGCGCACCAATAGGCAATTCCTTTGAAGAAATATTTCCCGATGATAAACCTAGATTCAATGATTGGCCTTTTACCATCTTCTTTGTGCTCAACTGTTTTGCATTTGTTGCTATCGCTGGTCTAACTTTACATGGCTGGAATTCAAGTTATTCTGCCACAGGTGGTAGTATCTATGATGGGCAAAATACAGGTACTTTAGATACAAACGCTGCCATCTTATTGGTTTTCTCCTGTACAATAGCTCTTACTTTTTCCATATTGGGATTTATACTATGTAGATGCTACCCtaaacaatttatttatattggCATGGCTATTAACATAGCTAGTTCTTTAGGTACTGCAATCTGCTACTTATGCTTGCACTATTGGTCTGCCGGAATAGTTTTCATTGTTTTCACTGCTCTCACACTATGGTGTTACATTGGAATGAGACATAGAATCCCATTGGCTGTTGCTATATTAAGAACTGTGATGGACGTAATTAAATGGTATCCGTTCACTATATTCACCGCTTTCCTTGGTTCCATCATATCTGCAGCctttgcattttttttcagtttggttgttgttgccTGTTACATGAAATATGACCCTAAATCTAACAATCCCGGTTGCAATGCAGGTGGTGGCAGTTGTAGCAACAGTAAATTGATCGGTATGCTATTTATCACTTTTTTCTGTGGCTTCTACATATCTgaagttattaaaaatgtcCTACATAGTACCATATCCGGTATCTACGGCTGTTGGTATTACATGGCCAAGAGCGACCAAGGCCCACCTAAATGGCCCGCTTGGGGttcttttaaaagaagCATTACTTATTCCTTTGGTTCAATTTGTTTTGGGTCGCTAATAGTTTCCATAATTGAAACCTTTAGGGCAATTTTGCAGgttataaaaaatgtaGTTATTTCCGGTTCGCAATGGGCCCAGATCGGATTTATGATAATTGACTGGGTTAttggtttttttaattggttAGCATCTTATTTTAACCACTATGCCTATTCATATATTGCCTTGTACGGCAAATCATACTTAAGGTCTGCTAAAGAAACTTGGAATATGATGAGGGAAAAAGGCTTTGATGCTTTGATCAACGATAATTTGGTCAATATTGCAATTGGGTTGTATTCTATGTTTGTTTCTTATATGTGTGCTTTATTtgcatttttatatttgagATTTACTAAACCTTCTTATAATTCGTCTGGTGGGTTTACTGCACCATTAATTGCTTTTAGCTTTGTTATTGCTTTGCAAATTTGTAACATTATCAATGAAACTATAAGATCTGGTGTGGCTACGTTTTTCATTGCCCTAGCCAATGACCCTGAAGTTTTCCAAAAATCTTATCCTGAAAGGTTTGATGAAATATTTAGAGCCTATCCCGATGTGTTGAAGAAATTATCTCATCAAAACGTTTAA
- the RPB7 gene encoding DNA-directed RNA polymerase II subunit RPB7 (similar to Saccharomyces cerevisiae YDR404C | RPB7 | RNA Polymerase B), protein MKQFLRTKLLQDVEGTCTGKFGYILCVLDCNNIEIERGRVLPGDGSAEFTVKYRAVVWKPFKGEVVDGIVSSCTDLGFEVEVGPLNVFISKYLIPEDLFFNSASNPPSYQSSEQIISKGSRIRLKIVGARSGVNSIYAIGSIKEDYLGVI, encoded by the coding sequence AtgaaacaatttttaagAACAAAACTGCTACAGGATGTCGAAGGTACATGCACAGGTAAATTTGGTTATATTCTATGTGTATTGgattgtaataatattgaaattgaAAGAGGGCGTGTTTTGCCAGGGGATGGAAGTGCTGAATTCACAGTGAAATATAGAGCTGTAGTTTGGAAACCGTTTAAGGGTGAAGTGGTTGATGGTATTGTATCAAGCTGCACTGATTTGGGGTTTGAAGTTGAAGTTGGTCCATTAAATGTTTTCatttccaaatatttaatacccgaagatttattttttaacagtGCTTCTAATCCACCGTCATATCAAAGTTCTGAACAAATTATTAGTAAAGGAAGTCGGATAAGATTAAAGATTGTTGGTGCTAGAAGTGGTGTTAATTCTATTTACGCTATTGGTAGTATAAAAGAAGATTATTTGGGTGTTATTTAA